TCGCCGCCCGGCCAGCACAACGAATGCCAGTAGCAGACCGCAAAGCGCAAGTGGTCCTCCAGCCTGCGGCCGTGCACGAGGCGATCCTTGTCGTACCAGCGGAACGCGGGCGCTTGTGCTGCGTCCTTGCCGACGAAGGCGACGGGTGCATCCGCATCGAAGAATTTGGCTGGCGCGTTCACTTAGGGGCACTCCTTCAATGCGGGATAAAGCTCGCGCCATCGCCGATAGGCCTCGTCATAAGCTTCCGTGACGGATGCGCGGGGCGTGAAGCTCGCGAGCCGCCGCGGGCGGGTGCAGACCGCAGCGGGCTTCTCGCCGGTCGCAGCGAGCCGCCCGAGCCTGGCGGCGCCGAGCGCCGCCCCCACCTCGCCCTCCACGACGCGGTGGACGGGAATGCCGAGCACATCGGCGCAGATCTGCGCCCACAGCGGCGAGCGCGAGCCGCCGCCGACGAGATCGAGCTCGGCAATCGGCCCGCCCGCGGCGCTCAGGGCCGCCAGGTTGTCGCGCGCGGCGAAGGCGACGCCTTCGAGCACGGCCTGGACGATCTGCATCCGCCCGGTCGCACCGCGCAGGCCGACCAAGGCGCCGCTGGCGGCAGCATCGTTGTGCGGCGTGCGCTCACCGTCGAGATAGGGCAGGAATTTGATCGGGCTCGGCCCATCGACGCGCTCGCCGAGCGGCGCCAGCAGCGCTGCGGCCGATGTCTCCATCACACCGGCGAGCCAGGCCAGCGACGCCGCCGCCGAGAGCATCACGCCCATCTGGTGCCAGAGGCCCGGCAGTGCGTGGCAGAACGCATGCACTGCCGTTTCGGGCGCCGGGGCGAACCGGTCGGTGACGCGAAACACCACGCCGGACGTTCCCAGCGACAGGAACGCATCGCTTGGCGCAATGGCACCGAGCCCGATCGCGCTCGCGGCGTTGTCGCCGGCGCCCCCGGCGACGACGACATCCTTCGCCATGCCCCAGCGCTGCGTGAGTTCCGGCCCGAGCACCGCGCTCACGGCGCTGCCTTCGACGAGGCGCGGCATGTGGTGGAGATCGAGCCCAGTGGCATGCAGCAACAGAGGCGACCAGCGGCGCAGGCCGACATCGAGCCACAGCGTGCCGGCCGCATCCGACATGTCCTCGACCATCTCGCCGGTCAGGCGATAGCGCACATAGGCCTTGGGCAGCAGCACCTTTGCGATTCGCGCGAAGATCTTCGGCTCATGGCGCGCGACCCACAACAGCTTCGGCGCGGTGAAGCCGGGCATCGCCAGATTGCCGGCCATCGCGTGCAGCGAGGGGCAACGCTGCTCCAGCACGGCGCATTCGGCCTGCGAGCGGCCGTCGTTCCAGAGGATCGCCGGACGCAGCGGCCGTCCGTCCTCGTCGAGCAGCGTCGCGCCATGCATCTGGCCCGACAGGCCGATGCCGCCGACCCGCGCCACCTCGCGCGGATGGCGCGCGGCGAGATCGTCGACCGCGCTGATCGCGGCCTCGACCCAGGAATCGGGATCCTGCTCGGACCACAGCGGCGCCGGGTGCGACAGCGCGAGCTCGCGCGCCGCCGTCGCGAGAATCGCGCCGGCTTCGCTCACGAGCACCGCTTTCACGCCGGACGTGCCGATGTCCAGTCCGAGATACACTTCGTTTCCTCCTTGTTCATTGCGAGGCGCGATCTTGACGTCGCGTTCTCCGTCGGAGCCGCCGCGCTAGGGCAGATTGTCCCGCATCACGATGTCGATCCTGATCTTCTCCTGTTCGCGCAGGATCGGCTCGCCGCGGGCAAGTGCGAGCAGCACGCGCACCGCGGCGCGCGCTTCATGTCCGGGGTTCTGCGAGATCGCGGCATCCATCACGCCCTGCAGCAGCAACCGCCGCGTCAGCACGGTGACGTCGTGACCGACGAACACCACCTTGTCGCGAGCAGCTTCGCTCAACGCTTTGGCGACGCCTTGCGTGCCCGCGCCGACGTTATAAAGGCCGACAATGTCGGGATGCTTGCCCAACAGGCGCGCCAGCACCTGTTCCGAACGATCGTCCTCGTCGCGCCCTTCCAGCACCGGCAGCACGCTGAGCCCGGGGAATTCCGACGCCATCACCTGGTTGAAGCCGAAGATGCGCTCGGCATGGTCACGCAGGCCCTGCGAGCCCGCGACGATCGCGACCTTGCCGGACTTTTGACCGGCCAGCCGCCCGACCAGCGCGCCGGCGGTGCGCCCCGCAGCGATGTTGTCGATGCCGACATAATGGTGACGGCGCGACGACGGCACGTCGGATACCAGCGTCACCACCTTGGTGCCGGCATCGACGAGAT
The sequence above is drawn from the Bradyrhizobium amphicarpaeae genome and encodes:
- the xylB gene encoding xylulokinase: MYLGLDIGTSGVKAVLVSEAGAILATAARELALSHPAPLWSEQDPDSWVEAAISAVDDLAARHPREVARVGGIGLSGQMHGATLLDEDGRPLRPAILWNDGRSQAECAVLEQRCPSLHAMAGNLAMPGFTAPKLLWVARHEPKIFARIAKVLLPKAYVRYRLTGEMVEDMSDAAGTLWLDVGLRRWSPLLLHATGLDLHHMPRLVEGSAVSAVLGPELTQRWGMAKDVVVAGGAGDNAASAIGLGAIAPSDAFLSLGTSGVVFRVTDRFAPAPETAVHAFCHALPGLWHQMGVMLSAAASLAWLAGVMETSAAALLAPLGERVDGPSPIKFLPYLDGERTPHNDAAASGALVGLRGATGRMQIVQAVLEGVAFAARDNLAALSAAGGPIAELDLVGGGSRSPLWAQICADVLGIPVHRVVEGEVGAALGAARLGRLAATGEKPAAVCTRPRRLASFTPRASVTEAYDEAYRRWRELYPALKECP
- a CDS encoding LacI family DNA-binding transcriptional regulator; protein product: MAETLTTTALTLKDIAREAGVSLATVDRVLHNRPGVRPDTVRRVKAAIERNAFQPHVGAAELARGRARRFAFVMPSGPNPFMQQIEAYLGEMSAWLSVRRINVEMVATDVFDPTVLAASLEALSSDYDGVAMVALDHPSVRAAIDDLVDAGTKVVTLVSDVPSSRRHHYVGIDNIAAGRTAGALVGRLAGQKSGKVAIVAGSQGLRDHAERIFGFNQVMASEFPGLSVLPVLEGRDEDDRSEQVLARLLGKHPDIVGLYNVGAGTQGVAKALSEAARDKVVFVGHDVTVLTRRLLLQGVMDAAISQNPGHEARAAVRVLLALARGEPILREQEKIRIDIVMRDNLP